Below is a window of Jatrophihabitans sp. DNA.
CGAACCGGCGACCGCCTGCGCGTTGCGGCTGTCGGAGCTGCTCGCCCCGTGCCTGCCTGCCGGGTTGTTCACCGTCGTCGCCGGCGGCGCGGACACCGGCCGAGCCGTCCTGGATGAGGCCGACGTCGTCTCCTTCACCGGCTCGACCGCCGTGGGCGCCACGATCATCGCCGCAGCGGCCCAGCGCGGCGCACCCGTGCAGGCCGAGATGGGCGGGCAGAACCCGGCGATCGTGCTGCCCGACGCCGACGTCGAGGCCACCGCGGCCAGCATCGCGGCCGCGATCGCCGGCTACGCCGGGCAGAAGTGCACCGCCACCAAGCGAGTGATCGTCGTGGGCGAGGCGGCCCGGTTCACCGAGGCCCTCGTGGAGGCTGTCCGGGCTCTCGTGGTCGGCGACCCCGCGCGGGAGGACGTCACGGTCGGCCCCGTCATCGACCAGGCCGCCCGCGACCGGGTGCTGGCCGCCGCCGCGAGCGTCGAGGCCGCCGGCGGGCGCCTGCTCACCGGCGGATCGAAGGTCGGCGAACTCGGTTGGTTCGTCGCGCCCACGCTCGCCGACGGCCTGGCAGATGAGCATCTGCTCGAGCGCGAGGAGGTGTTCGGCCCGATCTGCTCGATCAGCAGGGTCGCTGACCTCGACCAGGCGATCAGCCGCGCCAACGCCGTCCAGCACGGCCTGGTGGCCGGTCTGCACACCCGCGACATCACCGGCGTCCTGGACGCGGTGAACCGGTTGGACGCGGGAATGATCAAGGTCAACGCGCCGACCACCGGAGTCGACTTCTACCTGCCGTTCGGCGGCGTGAAGGCCTCCAGCTACGGCACGAAGGAGCAGGGCAAGGCCGCGGTGGACATCTACACCAGCCTTCACACGGTCACCATCGAAGCCGGCTGAGGCGCTCGCCATGACATCGGGCATCGACGCCGAGGACACCCTGACCCTGCAGGCCACTGCCGTCCGGACCAGCCTGCGCGACGAGGCCATCAAGACCCTGCAGGCCGCGATCATCGCCGGCGAGCTGCGGCCTCATGTCGTGTACTCCGCCCCGACGCTGGCCGCGCGGTTGGGCATGTCGGCCACGCCGGTGCGCGAGGCCGTCCTCGACCTGGTCAACCAAGGCCTGGTCGAGACCGTCCGCAACAAGGGGTTCCGGGTCGTGGAGCTCGCCGCCGAGGAGCTCGACGAGCTCACCGAGTTGCGGCTGCTGATCGAGGTGCCCTCGGTGCGCGCACTGGCCCGGCGGGGGCTGAGCGACGAGGAGCACGAGAGGTTGCAGCACCTGGCCGCGCAGATCGAGCGCGCGGCCGTGCGCAACGACATGGTCGCCCATAACAAGGCCGACCTGGAGTTCCACACGGCGCTGCTCGGCCTGCTCTCCAAC
It encodes the following:
- a CDS encoding GntR family transcriptional regulator, which gives rise to MTSGIDAEDTLTLQATAVRTSLRDEAIKTLQAAIIAGELRPHVVYSAPTLAARLGMSATPVREAVLDLVNQGLVETVRNKGFRVVELAAEELDELTELRLLIEVPSVRALARRGLSDEEHERLQHLAAQIERAAVRNDMVAHNKADLEFHTALLGLLSNKTLVSTVQSLRVRSRLYGMARLADSGQLLPTSREHTELLDLIRDGDAEGAAQLMRRHIGHVRGSWATGAAEEETMPHVEKPHR
- a CDS encoding aldehyde dehydrogenase family protein; this translates as MITSTSPQRPDDIVARVQASTPEDVRVAAETARKAQFEWVDAGAAGRAKALGQAAEAVQGAAAELAALAVREVGKPLAEARGEIARSVSILRYYAQQPFEEIGATSNPSGGGLLFTTRRPRGLAGLITPWNFPFAIPLWKAAPALAYGNAVLLKPAEPATACALRLSELLAPCLPAGLFTVVAGGADTGRAVLDEADVVSFTGSTAVGATIIAAAAQRGAPVQAEMGGQNPAIVLPDADVEATAASIAAAIAGYAGQKCTATKRVIVVGEAARFTEALVEAVRALVVGDPAREDVTVGPVIDQAARDRVLAAAASVEAAGGRLLTGGSKVGELGWFVAPTLADGLADEHLLEREEVFGPICSISRVADLDQAISRANAVQHGLVAGLHTRDITGVLDAVNRLDAGMIKVNAPTTGVDFYLPFGGVKASSYGTKEQGKAAVDIYTSLHTVTIEAG